The following is a genomic window from Deltaproteobacteria bacterium.
CATGCCGATCGCAGTCTGCGCAGCGCTGGCTTTAGGTTTAGGAGATGACCTTGCTATCCACTTTTTCCACCGCATCAAACATTATTACAATGCGACAGGGAATATAAATGAATCAATTGCCCGCTATTTTCAGGAGCCTGCAATGGCAAGTTTCAGGATGTCCATTGTCATTGCTGTGGGATTTTCGCCGTTACTCTTTTCATCCCTCACCCCATATATTACAGTCGGGAGTTTCTTTGCATTACTTATGTTCTTTGCTGCTGCAGTTACCTTGTTTTTACTCCCAGCATTAACTCATCTATTGGGACATAGATTTTTAAAAAGGAGGTAATTTATGAAGATAAGATTTGTGGTCATATGTTTGATAATATCTTTTCTGCCATCCATTGCATTTGCTATTGATGCAGCGGAGATTATGAAAAAATCCCAACTTGCGTTTTTATATCCGGGCAAGGATATGAAGATAAGGGTTTACATGAAACTCATAAGTCAGGACGGCAAGGAGCGGGTGCGGGAGATGACCATGCTCCGCAAAAACTATCAGGAAGGCGGAGACCAGAAATATTTTATCTATTTTTATCAGCCCGCCGATGTCCGGGACATGACATTCATGGTTTATAAATATACTGATCGGGATGACGACAGATGGATATTCATGCCTGCCCTTAATATGGCGAGGAGGATTGCCGCCAATGACAGGAGGAGTAGTTTTGTTGGCTCAGACTTTACATACGAGGATGTTTCAGGGAGAGATATAGAAGATGATAATCATGAATTCATAAAAATAGAAGAAGTTGCTGGCAGCCCGTGTGCTCAGAAGGAATGTTATAAGATAAAGAGCGCCCCAAAGGAGGAGAAAAGCGCTGACTTTAGTTACAAGCTTTCATGGATAGATAAGGTGAGTCTTCTGCCGTTGAAAGAAGCGTATTATGACAAACGCGGAGAGCTTTACAAGGTTTTTACAGCCGATGAGGTAAAAGATGTTCAGGGCTTTCCTGTTATTACAAAGAGGACAATGAATGACACAAAAACAGGCCACAGGACAGAGGTGGAATTTAAGAAGGTGGAATTCAATGTTGGGCTGGATGATGATGTGTTTACAGAAAGGTATCT
Proteins encoded in this region:
- a CDS encoding outer membrane lipoprotein-sorting protein, which gives rise to MKIRFVVICLIISFLPSIAFAIDAAEIMKKSQLAFLYPGKDMKIRVYMKLISQDGKERVREMTMLRKNYQEGGDQKYFIYFYQPADVRDMTFMVYKYTDRDDDRWIFMPALNMARRIAANDRRSSFVGSDFTYEDVSGRDIEDDNHEFIKIEEVAGSPCAQKECYKIKSAPKEEKSADFSYKLSWIDKVSLLPLKEAYYDKRGELYKVFTADEVKDVQGFPVITKRTMNDTKTGHRTEVEFKKVEFNVGLDDDVFTERYLKKPLKKWIE